The proteins below are encoded in one region of Homo sapiens chromosome 2, GRCh38.p14 Primary Assembly:
- the PTPN18 gene encoding tyrosine-protein phosphatase non-receptor type 18 isoform X4, which produces MLRTLKVTFQKESRSVYQLQYMSWPDRGVPSSPDHMLAMVEEARRLQGSGPEPLCVHCSAGCGRTGVLCTVDYVRQLLLTQMIPPDFSLFDVVLKMRKQRPAAVQTEEQYRFLYHTVAQMFCSTLQNASPHYQNIKENCAPLYDDALFLRTPQALLAIPRPPGGVLRSISVPGSPGHAMADTYAVVQKRGAPAGAGSGTQTGTGTGTGARSAEEAPLYSKVTPRAQRPGAHAEDARGTLPGRVPADQSPAGSGAYEDVAGGAQTGGLGFNLRIGRPKGPRDPPAEWTRV; this is translated from the exons ATGCTCAGGACCCTCAAGGTCACATTCCAGAAG gAGTCCCGTTCTGTGTACCAGCTACAGTATATGTCCTGGCCAGACCGTGGGGTCCCCAGCAGTCCTGACCACATGCTCGCCATGGTGGAGGAAGCCCGTCGCCTCCAGGGATCTGGCCCTGAACCCCTCTGTGTCCACTGCAG TGCGGGTTGTGGGCGAACAGGCGTCCTGTGCACCGTGGATTATGTGAGGCAGCTGCTCCTGACCCAG ATGATCCCACCTGACTTCAGTCTCTTTGATGTGGTCCTTAAGATGAGGAAGCAGCGGCCTGCGGCCGTGCAGACAGAG GAGCAGTACAGGTTCCTGTACCACACGGTGGCTCAGATGTTCTGCTCCACACTCCAGAATGCCAGCCCCCACTACCAGAACATCAAAGAG AATTGTGCCCCACTCTACGACGATGCCCTCTTCCTCCGGACTCCCCAGGCACTTCTCGCCATACCCCGCCCACCAGGAGGGGTCCTCAG GAGCATCTCTGTGCCCGGGTCCCCGGGCCACGCCATGGCTGACACCTACGCGGTGGTGCAGAAGCGCGGGGCTCCAGCGGGCGCCGGGAGTGGGACGCAGACGGGGACGGGGACGGGGACGGGGGCGCGCAGCGCGGAGGAGGCGCCGCTCTACAGCAAGGTGACGCCGCGCGCCCAGCGACCCGGGGCGCACGCGGAGGACGCGAGGGGGACGCTGCCTGGCCGCG TTCCTGCTGACCAAAGTCCTGCCGGATCTGGCGCCTACGAGGACGTGGCGGGTGGAGCTCAGACCGGTGGGCTAG
- the PTPN18 gene encoding tyrosine-protein phosphatase non-receptor type 18 isoform X3, which translates to MLRTLKVTFQKESRSVYQLQYMSWPDRGVPSSPDHMLAMVEEARRLQGSGPEPLCVHCSAGCGRTGVLCTVDYVRQLLLTQMIPPDFSLFDVVLKMRKQRPAAVQTEEQYRFLYHTVAQMFCSTLQNASPHYQNIKENCAPLYDDALFLRTPQALLAIPRPPGGVLRSISVPGSPGHAMADTYAVVQKRGAPAGAGSGTQTGTGTGTGARSAEEAPLYSKVTPRAQRPGAHAEDARGTLPGRVPADQSPAGSGAYEDVAGGAQTGGLGFNLRIGRPKGPRDPPAEWTRVSLDL; encoded by the exons ATGCTCAGGACCCTCAAGGTCACATTCCAGAAG gAGTCCCGTTCTGTGTACCAGCTACAGTATATGTCCTGGCCAGACCGTGGGGTCCCCAGCAGTCCTGACCACATGCTCGCCATGGTGGAGGAAGCCCGTCGCCTCCAGGGATCTGGCCCTGAACCCCTCTGTGTCCACTGCAG TGCGGGTTGTGGGCGAACAGGCGTCCTGTGCACCGTGGATTATGTGAGGCAGCTGCTCCTGACCCAG ATGATCCCACCTGACTTCAGTCTCTTTGATGTGGTCCTTAAGATGAGGAAGCAGCGGCCTGCGGCCGTGCAGACAGAG GAGCAGTACAGGTTCCTGTACCACACGGTGGCTCAGATGTTCTGCTCCACACTCCAGAATGCCAGCCCCCACTACCAGAACATCAAAGAG AATTGTGCCCCACTCTACGACGATGCCCTCTTCCTCCGGACTCCCCAGGCACTTCTCGCCATACCCCGCCCACCAGGAGGGGTCCTCAG GAGCATCTCTGTGCCCGGGTCCCCGGGCCACGCCATGGCTGACACCTACGCGGTGGTGCAGAAGCGCGGGGCTCCAGCGGGCGCCGGGAGTGGGACGCAGACGGGGACGGGGACGGGGACGGGGGCGCGCAGCGCGGAGGAGGCGCCGCTCTACAGCAAGGTGACGCCGCGCGCCCAGCGACCCGGGGCGCACGCGGAGGACGCGAGGGGGACGCTGCCTGGCCGCG TTCCTGCTGACCAAAGTCCTGCCGGATCTGGCGCCTACGAGGACGTGGCGGGTGGAGCTCAGACCGGTGGGCTAG